A single window of Deltaproteobacteria bacterium DNA harbors:
- a CDS encoding type II toxin-antitoxin system VapC family toxin, producing MPGDTPRGAGPGEVQSLRTYRGEGQRGIRPHAAPPLPKPLGRGLPEGDPSVAAVRVLVDTDILIDYFNTGAHGGLLGDPRSRIYYSVVTRKELLAKKGLSSAERGAIAEALRRFRLVPLGSAIAGRYWSLRRRYPDLEKEDALIAATALVKKLPLLTGNWKHFRHVAGLALYAGRQGAA from the coding sequence ATACCCGGTGACACTCCTCGAGGAGCTGGTCCGGGAGAAGTTCAATCCCTACGGACATACCGCGGTGAGGGACAGCGCGGAATACGTCCGCATGCTGCGCCGCCGCTCCCGAAGCCGCTCGGACGCGGCCTTCCTGAGGGAGATCCGAGCGTGGCAGCGGTCCGCGTCCTCGTAGACACCGACATCCTGATCGACTACTTCAACACCGGCGCTCACGGCGGGCTCCTCGGCGATCCGCGCAGCCGCATCTACTACTCGGTCGTCACGCGGAAGGAGCTGCTCGCGAAGAAGGGCCTGAGCAGCGCCGAGCGCGGAGCGATCGCCGAGGCGCTGCGCCGGTTCCGGCTCGTTCCCCTGGGGTCCGCCATCGCGGGGCGCTACTGGTCCTTGCGCCGCAGGTACCCGGATCTCGAGAAGGAAGATGCCCTGATCGCCGCGACGGCGCTGGTGAAGAAGCTGCCGCTGCTGACGGGCAACTGGAAGCACTTCCGGCATGTCGCGGGGCTCGCGCTCTACGCTGGCCGTCAAGGCGCCGCCTGA
- a CDS encoding DUF433 domain-containing protein, with the protein MSQRPEVIHSDPEILGGTPVFVGTRVPFRNLIDYLEHGHSLDEFLDEFPSVSREQAVAALEAAHEALSAGARSAR; encoded by the coding sequence ATGAGTCAGCGTCCCGAGGTCATCCACAGCGATCCTGAAATCCTTGGTGGCACGCCCGTTTTCGTCGGGACCCGCGTGCCGTTCCGCAACCTGATCGACTACCTCGAGCACGGTCACAGCCTCGACGAGTTCCTGGACGAATTCCCGTCGGTCTCACGCGAGCAAGCGGTGGCCGCTCTCGAAGCGGCTCACGAGGCCCTGAGCGCCGGTGCGCGTTCTGCTCGATGA
- a CDS encoding thiamine pyrophosphate-binding protein, whose protein sequence is MSRFRCRRATDAWPAPSVGGGRSRWPRRGPSSEPRPILRFARCVRTAARASRRKSAMRIRSTPKSAASGGRRGDSWAWTLGVRGSFRPVMTATRRAGGHQASRAEPAVPARISLTRRCPMAELNGGRLLARCLANEGVRFVFGLPSPEIDPLLAALDEHAIRLVPVRHEAAGAHMAEGLYKTTGQVAAVIGNPGPGSANLLAGVITARHEGVPLVAITSQHRLGLVYPSPPSTFQGQDQLDVYRPVVKWGGPIFSWDRIPEVVRLAFREMWTGRPGPVHLELPAPVLYATGDESSVRVPAPAAYRASLPEASEARIAEVADLLAGAARPLVIAGSGVDRAGANEPLLAVVERLGCPVIASMAGRAVVPLDHPNTVYGLGAGGDLAKREADVVLVLGSRLGNLDLPYDKYWGDPATQRVVQIDVDPRHIGVTRPLALGIVADVKPALASLAAALEAKRTRARDPGFLARCRRAAEEWWKEQMRVVESWAGPGLHPARVIQAIGTAFGPGAIYVTDGGFTSLWAYWFLPPTRPRSYLSILELGMLGTGVPAALGAKLGSPAREVVCVTGDGAAGFHFMEMQSAAREGARITVIVFAEGSWSMEVPNEQMLYGRNFGTEMGTVRWDVVARGLGCEGLYAESLAEVESALAKAREVAGPVVICVRTDRAANLGVAAEAGMRFAEVYQGPM, encoded by the coding sequence ATGTCGAGGTTCAGGTGTAGGCGCGCCACTGATGCCTGGCCCGCCCCCAGCGTTGGAGGCGGGCGATCGCGATGGCCCAGAAGGGGTCCCAGTTCCGAGCCGAGGCCAATCCTGCGCTTCGCACGCTGTGTGCGAACTGCGGCAAGAGCATCCCGACGGAAGTCGGCCATGCGCATCCGCTCGACGCCGAAGAGCGCGGCGTCTGGAGGACGACGTGGGGACTCGTGGGCGTGGACGCTCGGGGTCCGCGGGTCTTTCCGACCTGTAATGACTGCTACCAGGCGGGCTGGCGGCCACCAGGCTTCGCGCGCTGAGCCGGCGGTGCCCGCCCGGATCAGTCTCACGAGGAGGTGTCCGATGGCCGAGCTGAACGGTGGACGGCTGCTGGCCCGCTGCCTCGCCAACGAGGGCGTGCGCTTCGTCTTCGGTCTCCCGTCGCCCGAGATCGACCCGCTGCTGGCGGCGCTCGACGAGCACGCCATACGGCTCGTCCCCGTCCGCCACGAGGCCGCCGGGGCGCACATGGCCGAGGGCCTCTACAAGACGACGGGCCAGGTGGCGGCCGTGATCGGCAACCCCGGTCCGGGCTCGGCCAACCTGCTCGCGGGCGTCATCACGGCGCGGCACGAGGGCGTGCCGCTGGTTGCGATCACGTCGCAGCACCGGCTGGGCCTCGTGTACCCGTCCCCGCCCTCCACCTTCCAGGGGCAGGACCAGCTCGACGTCTACAGGCCCGTCGTCAAGTGGGGCGGACCGATCTTCTCGTGGGATCGCATCCCCGAGGTCGTGCGGCTCGCGTTCCGCGAGATGTGGACGGGCCGGCCGGGACCGGTGCACCTCGAGCTGCCCGCGCCGGTCCTCTACGCGACGGGCGACGAGTCGAGCGTGCGCGTGCCGGCGCCCGCGGCGTACCGTGCCTCGCTGCCCGAGGCGTCCGAGGCCCGGATCGCGGAGGTCGCGGACCTGCTCGCCGGCGCCGCGCGACCGCTCGTGATCGCGGGCTCCGGCGTCGACCGCGCCGGGGCCAACGAACCGCTGCTCGCGGTCGTCGAGCGGCTCGGGTGCCCCGTGATCGCGTCCATGGCCGGGCGCGCGGTGGTGCCGCTCGACCATCCCAACACCGTCTACGGCCTGGGGGCGGGCGGCGACCTCGCCAAGCGCGAGGCCGACGTCGTGCTGGTCTTGGGGTCGCGGCTCGGCAACCTCGACCTGCCGTACGACAAGTACTGGGGTGATCCCGCGACGCAGCGGGTGGTGCAGATCGACGTCGATCCGCGGCACATCGGCGTGACGCGCCCGTTGGCGCTCGGCATCGTCGCCGACGTGAAGCCGGCGCTCGCGAGCCTGGCGGCGGCGCTCGAGGCGAAGCGGACGCGGGCGAGGGATCCCGGCTTCCTCGCGCGCTGCCGGCGCGCGGCGGAGGAGTGGTGGAAGGAGCAGATGCGCGTGGTCGAGAGCTGGGCCGGACCGGGGCTGCACCCGGCGCGCGTGATCCAGGCGATCGGCACGGCCTTCGGCCCGGGCGCGATCTACGTGACCGACGGCGGCTTCACCTCGCTCTGGGCGTACTGGTTCCTGCCGCCGACGCGACCGCGCTCGTATCTCAGCATCCTCGAGCTCGGCATGCTCGGCACGGGCGTGCCCGCGGCGCTCGGCGCGAAGCTCGGCAGCCCCGCGCGCGAGGTCGTGTGCGTCACCGGCGACGGCGCGGCCGGCTTCCACTTCATGGAGATGCAGTCCGCCGCGCGCGAGGGCGCCAGGATCACCGTCATCGTCTTCGCCGAGGGCTCGTGGTCGATGGAGGTCCCGAACGAGCAGATGCTCTACGGGCGCAACTTCGGCACGGAGATGGGGACGGTGCGCTGGGACGTCGTGGCGCGCGGCCTCGGCTGCGAGGGCCTCTACGCCGAGAGCCTCGCCGAGGTCGAGTCGGCGCTCGCGAAGGCGCGCGAGGTCGCGGGCCCGGTGGTCATCTGCGTCAGGACCGACCGCGCCGCCAACCTGGGCGTGGCGGCGGAGGCGGGGATGCGGTTCGCGGAGGTGTACCAGGGGCCGATGTGA
- a CDS encoding non-heme iron oxygenase ferredoxin subunit gives MAQFIKVASTADLAPGEAKCVEVAGKKIALFNLEGSFYAIDNTCTHRGGPLCEGEVSGEEVTCPWHGAIYNIKTGAVLGPPAPRGVPPYPVRIQGSDVEVQV, from the coding sequence ATGGCGCAGTTCATCAAGGTCGCGAGCACCGCCGACCTCGCTCCGGGCGAGGCGAAGTGTGTCGAGGTGGCCGGGAAGAAGATCGCCCTCTTCAACCTCGAGGGGAGCTTCTATGCGATCGACAACACCTGCACGCACCGCGGCGGCCCGCTGTGCGAGGGCGAGGTGTCGGGCGAGGAGGTGACGTGCCCCTGGCACGGAGCGATCTATAACATCAAGACCGGCGCCGTGCTGGGTCCGCCGGCGCCGCGCGGCGTACCGCCGTACCCGGTGCGCATACAGGGATCCGATGTCGAGGTTCAGGTGTAG
- a CDS encoding RluA family pseudouridine synthase: MPYTVPAPVSLGDCLARLLAEASRRTRKQMLAGGRVRVNGTIVRRADTALAAGDVVEVGPKGPRAALPPGLALVYEDDDVIVVEKPAGLLTIATERERERTVYAQLTAHARARKPPARVFVVHRLDRLVSGLLVFALSPGAKRALQGQFAAHTVERTYLAVVEGRPARPEGTIASRLVDDAPGRVRETRRPGRGRAAITRWRVLRAGKRHTLLEVKLETGRRNQIRVHLAGLGHPIAGDAAYGSGTDPFGRPALHAHVLGFDHPRTGARLRFVSPAPAGFAKLPA; the protein is encoded by the coding sequence GTGCCGTACACGGTACCGGCGCCCGTCTCGCTCGGCGACTGTCTCGCCCGCTTGCTCGCCGAGGCATCGCGCCGGACCCGGAAGCAGATGCTGGCCGGGGGCCGCGTCCGCGTGAACGGCACGATCGTGCGGCGCGCGGACACCGCGCTCGCGGCCGGCGACGTCGTGGAGGTCGGGCCGAAGGGGCCGCGCGCGGCGCTGCCGCCCGGCCTCGCCCTCGTGTACGAGGACGACGACGTGATCGTGGTCGAGAAGCCGGCCGGACTCCTCACCATCGCGACGGAGCGGGAGCGGGAGCGGACCGTGTACGCGCAGCTGACGGCTCACGCACGCGCGCGGAAGCCGCCGGCCCGGGTCTTCGTGGTGCACCGCCTCGATCGACTCGTGTCCGGGCTCCTCGTCTTCGCCCTGTCGCCCGGCGCGAAGCGGGCCCTGCAGGGGCAGTTCGCGGCGCACACCGTCGAGCGGACGTACCTCGCGGTCGTCGAGGGCCGGCCGGCGCGGCCCGAGGGCACGATCGCGAGCCGGCTCGTCGACGATGCGCCCGGCCGCGTGCGCGAGACCCGCCGACCCGGGCGGGGGCGCGCTGCCATCACGCGCTGGCGCGTGCTCCGTGCCGGCAAGCGCCACACCCTGCTCGAGGTGAAGCTCGAGACCGGGCGGCGGAACCAGATCCGCGTGCACCTCGCCGGGCTCGGGCATCCGATCGCCGGCGACGCCGCGTACGGCAGCGGCACCGATCCCTTCGGCCGGCCGGCACTCCACGCGCACGTGCTCGGCTTCGACCATCCCCGGACCGGCGCCCGCCTGCGCTTCGTCTCGCCGGCCCCCGCGGGGTTCGCGAAGCTCCCCGCGTGA